CCCTGTCCTCTCCCAGCCCAAGTGGCACAGAGCTGTCTTCCTTGGAGCAAACCCGGAGCTACCTCCTCAGCGATGGGACCTGCAAGTGCGGTCTGGAGTGTCCACTCAATGTCCCCAAGGTCAGAGTGGTGAGGGGAGCCAGAGAGTACAGGGATAAGCCGAGAGACTTAATGCAAATCACTGACTGTGGTAGCTCTTCTCACAGATTCTGTTCCCTCAGGGTCCCTGTCCATGCTTCCACCTTGCAGGTTTTCAACTTTGACCCTTTGGCCCCGGTGACcccgggtggggctggggtggggccagCATCAGAGGAGGACATGACCAAGCTGTGCAACCACCGGCGGAAAGCCGTTGCCATGGCAACTCTGTACCGCAGCATGGAGACCACCTGCTCACACTCTTCTCCTGGTGAATCTTTTCCACTTTACTTTACTTTAGAGACTGAGGAAAACTTAAGGGCCTGGAAGAGGGATGGTGGGAGGAGCTTTGTGAGAGGGAAGCAAGGAGAAGGGTGGAGTGGGGAGCTGCTTGGTGAGAGGAGGGCACAGGGAAGCTGGGAATTTATGGGAGAAGGGATggagaagacaaaagaaagttCTTGGAAGGGGAGCCACAGGTTGATcctttgtttctcatttattGCAGGAGAGGGAGCGAGCCCCCAAATGTTCCacactgtgtccccagggcctccCTCTGCCCGCCCTCCCTGTCGAGTTCCTCCTACAACTCCGCTTAATGGGGCTCCTGGCTCCCTTCCCCCAGAACCACCTTCAGTTCCACAGGCTTTCCCCTCTCTAGCAGGCCCTGGGGGGCTCTTCCCACAGCCAAGGCTTCCTGACCCAGTCCCCTCCGGAGGCAGCAGCAGCCCTTGTTTCCTGCCAAGGGGCAATGCTCCCtctccagctccacctcctccacctgctATCAGCCTCAATGCCCCCTCATATAGCTGGGGAGCTGCTCTCCGATCCAGCCTGGTGCCCCCTGACTTGGGCTCTCCTCCAGCCCCCCATGCCTCCTCCTCACCACCTTCTGACCCTCCTCTCTTCCACTGTAGTGATGCCTtaacaccccctcccctgcccccaagcaATAATCTCCCTGGTCCCCCTGGCCCCCCTGGTCCTGCCACTCAGCCACCAGTGTCTTCAGCCACTATGCACCTGCCCCTGGTCCTGGGGCCCCTAGGAGGGGCCCCCACGGTGGAGGGGCCCGGGGCACCCCCCTTCCTTGCTAGCAGCCTACTCTCTGCAGCGGCCAAGGCACagcacccccccctcccccctcccagcacTTTACAGGGCCGAAGGCCCCGTGCCCAGGCACCCTCAGCTTCCCACTCCTCATCATCGCCCCGTCCCTCCCGTCCCTCTCAGCGTCGTCCCCGCCGCCCCCCAACTGTACTGCGATTGCTAGAAGGGGGAGGCCCTCAAGCCCCTAGACGGAGCCGCCCTCGGGCCCCCGCTCCCGCCCCACAACCTTTTCCTCTCCCTGAGCCCTCCCAACCGATTCTCCCTTCTGTGCTGTCCCTGCTGGgactccccacccctggccctcCCAACTCTGATGGAAGCTTTAACCTTTTGGGGTCAGACGCacaccttcctcctcccccaaccctctcctCAGGgagccctccccagcccaggcaccCCATCCCGCCCTCCCTGCCTGGGACCACCAGTGGCAGCCTCAGCAGTGTGCCAGGTATGTGAGTGTGATGGAGCCCTTCCTCCCTTCGGGTGGAGAGAGACAGCCAGGGCATCTATGGGAGAATTGAGAGAGCTCTGAGGTGGTTTTctgggttgggggcagggaggttgGATTCTTTGGACGCTGGGAGGAAGGACCTCCCTTGAGCTgaacctctctttttctttgcagGTGCCCCTGCCCCACCAGCTGCCTCCAAAGCCCCCCTAGTCCCTAGCCCTGTGCTTCAAAGCCCATCCGAAGCGCTCGGGATGGGGTCGGGCCCAGCCTGCCCTCTGCCTCCCCTGGCTGGTGGGGAGGCTTTCCCGTTCCCCAGCCCCGAGCAGGGCCTGGCGCTGAGTGGAGCCGGCTTCCCGGGGATGCTAGGGACCTTGCCTCTCCCTCTGAGTCTGGGGCAACCTCCGCCTTCTCCATTGCTCAGCCACAGTTTATTTGGCGtgctggctgggggagggggacaacCTCCCCCTGAGCCCATGCTACCCCCACCAGGGGGGCCTGGCCCTCCCCTAGCCCCAGGCGAGCCCGAAGGGCCTTCGCTTTTGGTGGCTTCCCTGCTTCCACCACCCCCCTCAGACCTTCTTCCACCCCCTTCCGCACCCCCTAGCAACCTCCttgcctccttcctgcccctgtTGGCCCTGGGCCCCACagctggggatggagagggatCTGCAGAGGGAGCCGGGGGTCCAAGTGGGGAGACATTTTCAGGTTTGGGAGACCTGCCCCCCTTGCTGTTCCCCCCCCTTTCAGCCCCCCCCACCCTCATAGCTTTAAATTCTGCGCTGCTGGCTGCCAGCCTGGATCCCCCGTCGGGGGCGCCCCCCCAGGTGAGGATGAGGGTGAGTGGATGGGACAGAACCAGAGGTAGAATCAGAGATGGGAGCTGGGAATCAAAGGCTTTCAGTTTCATGTCTGAGCTCTTCCTCAGGGTCTTTGGGGAGGGCTTAATTCTTGGCTGGGGGTAGGATGGCTGCAACAGCTGGGTCTGTATTTAATAAGCATGGCCTACTTCATGTGAGGCTTCAGTGGGATTGTACATATGAAAGTACTCTAAACTTATTGAATACTTTACACATGTAAATGTAATAACTATTCTTTCCCCTTAGCCCTGTGTCCTGAGTGCCCCCCAACCTGGACCACCTACCTCCAGTGTCACCACGGCAACTACTGACCCGGGGGCCTCCTCTCTGGGCAAGGCCCCCTCCAACTCAGGGAGACCCCCCCAACTCCTTAGCCCTCTGCTGAGTGCCAGCCTGCTGGGTGAGTCTGAGGGAAGTCTCTGGtgtgggagagaagaaaggaaacagaaaaattgagagtAGAGGCTGGATGAATTAGGGAAGAAAGTCTCTGACCACTGGGTAAAGCCTAAAAGAATAATAGGGTCTGCTCAGCCTAGGTGGTTGGCCTAGGGAGACCCTTGACTTTACAATTCCTCAACAGGTGACCTGTCTTCGCTGACCAGCAGCCCTGGAACCCTCCCCAGTCTGCTGCAGCCTCCTGGCCCTCTTCTCTCTGGCCAGTTGGGGCTGCAGCTCCTCCCTGTGGGGGGAGCTCCTCCACCCCTCTCAGAGGCTTCTAGCCCCCTAGCCTGCCTGCTACAGAGTCTCCAGGTGAGGgtatgggtgtgggtgtgtgtttgttAGGGAGAGAAGTTTTTCCCAAACTGGAAGTATAGACATTCTGAGTTACGGTAGCAGAGGGACTGCATTTGAGACGCACTGAGATTTTGTTTTGTCTGCAGATCCCTCCAGAGCAGCCAGAAGCCCCCTGTCTGCCCCCTGAGAGCCCCACCTCAGCCCTTGAACCGGAGCCTGCCCGGCCTCCCCTCAGTGCCTTAGCCCCACCCCACAGTTCTCCCGACCCCCCAGTCCCTGAGCTGCTCACTGGGAGGGGGTCAGGGAAACGGGgccggaggggaggagggggacttAGGGGCATTAATGGTGAGGCCAGGCCAGGCCGGGGCCGAAAGCCTGGCAGCCGGCGGGAGCCTGGCCGACTGGCCCTCAAGTGGGGGGCACGTGGTGGCTTCAATGGACAAATGGAACGGTCCCCAAGAAGGACCCACCACTGGCAGCATAATGGGGAGCTGGCTGAAGGGGGTGCTGAGCCCAAGGATCCATCCCCTTCTGGGCCCCATTCTGAGGACCTTAAGGTGAGtgcagagtgatggtggcctgggCACAAAGACTCTGAGGAAAGGTTGAGGCCAAGGCGCCTTTTCCTAACTTTTCCTACACACACAGTCTGTCTTTTCTCAGGTGCCCCCAGGGGTAGTCAGAAAGTCTCGTCGTGGCCGGAGGAGAAAATACAAGTGAGTATTGGGCCCACCACAATACCGGCCTTTCCGCACATCTTCTTGGGTTTATAGAAATAGTTCAAGAGTGACTTGGCTTTCAAAAAGGCAGATACTTGCTTGAATATGAATAAGGATATTACGCCTTTACTATTCAAATGTAGAAAGTTTCCCACCCAAACTCTGAAATTCACCTGGTGCGTGGGGAGGTGTTCCTGATCATGTGCCCCTTGTTGCAGCCCCACCCGGAACAGCAACAGCTCCCGCCAAGACATTACCTTGGACCCCAGCCTCACAACCCGCGTAAGTGTGCGTCCCTGTGTGGGTGGGTGCGAGTGCCTGTACGGGgtgaggcaggaggagaagaaggtcagtgggagtggggagaaaatAAAGGACTTCCTGATACCTAGCTGTTTGATCACTTCTTTCAACTTCCCCTCTTGTATAGGCGGCTGTCCCTCTGCCTCCCCGGGCCCGCCCTGGCCGTCCTGCCAAAAACAAGAGGAGGAAACTGGCCCCATAGCAGCCATACCTGGAGCTGGATCTGACCCTGACTGGGGAGAGCTGAGTGCTGAGCCTTGGGAGCCCCTGCCAGCCACGTGCACCTGTGGACAGTGGGTGGGGGCACTACTCCCCACTCAGAGCACAAATGCAACCCCTTCCCCACAATCCCATCCTGAGCCATTGCAGGGGGTAGGGAggtcaccccctcccccccaaagcCATGTCACTGAAAAGGCCTGGGGGGGGGTATATGGCCCTCTCCCCACCAGGCTAAGGGGAACACCCCTTTCCCCAggtcttttatttgtttaagtTATTTTTGCACAAATgactcttttatatttaattcgaCTTCATTGCCTCCCTTCTCGAAGCCAGCAGGCTCAGTTTACAAACCTGTGAGCTACTGTTGGCTGCTGCCCTCCTTCCCAGTGAAAGGTACAAAGCAATAAGCATCATgcaccctcccctcacccctacGACACCCCTCTGCCTCTGGCTCAGGTTGCTCAAAGCACAGATCCCCTCTTACCCCTGTCCCCAGGTTTGAAACACATAGCCTCATTTCAAGGTGTAGCCAGCTTCCCTCTACTTTCCTCTGGGATATAAAAAGGGGGTTAGGGGGCAAAGAGAGCCATCTGGGTCTCTCCTCCCATACACACTACACTGCCCCTTCTCCCCCCATCAAAACGCTCAGAGACGTTGTGATGATGCGACTGAGGATTATGCAACGTGGTCCAACCGGAGCGGCCAGCATGACCAGCTGTCCAGGGGCTGCCTCCTGCCTTTTCTTTTGTAAAGACAAGACCTTTGGGAgttttaattctgttttgtaCTTGCCCTTTGGGGCCTCCACTGCTTTTCTATGGGAGACACTCTTAATTTAACAGATGAGAATATTTTGAAACTCTGGCTCTGACTCTGTCCTCATTTTTTCCTTAGTTCTTTTGTTAAGAACAGGTTACAATTTAAATCCTTCTCTTATAGTAGAGAGTGGCTTAGGCTATTACAATGTGAATGTCTATCTCCCTAGTGCTGCCTCTTCCCCAGGAAACAGCAGAGGCCACACAGAGTACAAGAGCATTTAATGGTCAGAAACAGTTGTACAGTATTACAATCAGTCACAGAAGCTGTGCTGGAGGACAGGATCCAATCCTTCCCCACACCAGGCAAAGCAGTATTGGACAGGAGCTGGCATGTGGCTGGACCCACATCCTCATCCCCGTGGCCTGA
The genomic region above belongs to Balaenoptera musculus isolate JJ_BM4_2016_0621 chromosome 10, mBalMus1.pri.v3, whole genome shotgun sequence and contains:
- the MBD6 gene encoding methyl-CpG-binding domain protein 6, coding for MNGGNESSGADRAGGPVATSVPIGWQRCVREGAVLYISPSGTELSSLEQTRSYLLSDGTCKCGLECPLNVPKVFNFDPLAPVTPGGAGVGPASEEDMTKLCNHRRKAVAMATLYRSMETTCSHSSPGEGASPQMFHTVSPGPPSARPPCRVPPTTPLNGAPGSLPPEPPSVPQAFPSLAGPGGLFPQPRLPDPVPSGGSSSPCFLPRGNAPSPAPPPPPAISLNAPSYSWGAALRSSLVPPDLGSPPAPHASSSPPSDPPLFHCSDALTPPPLPPSNNLPGPPGPPGPATQPPVSSATMHLPLVLGPLGGAPTVEGPGAPPFLASSLLSAAAKAQHPPLPPPSTLQGRRPRAQAPSASHSSSSPRPSRPSQRRPRRPPTVLRLLEGGGPQAPRRSRPRAPAPAPQPFPLPEPSQPILPSVLSLLGLPTPGPPNSDGSFNLLGSDAHLPPPPTLSSGSPPQPRHPIPPSLPGTTSGSLSSVPGAPAPPAASKAPLVPSPVLQSPSEALGMGSGPACPLPPLAGGEAFPFPSPEQGLALSGAGFPGMLGTLPLPLSLGQPPPSPLLSHSLFGVLAGGGGQPPPEPMLPPPGGPGPPLAPGEPEGPSLLVASLLPPPPSDLLPPPSAPPSNLLASFLPLLALGPTAGDGEGSAEGAGGPSGETFSGLGDLPPLLFPPLSAPPTLIALNSALLAASLDPPSGAPPQPCVLSAPQPGPPTSSVTTATTDPGASSLGKAPSNSGRPPQLLSPLLSASLLGDLSSLTSSPGTLPSLLQPPGPLLSGQLGLQLLPVGGAPPPLSEASSPLACLLQSLQIPPEQPEAPCLPPESPTSALEPEPARPPLSALAPPHSSPDPPVPELLTGRGSGKRGRRGGGGLRGINGEARPGRGRKPGSRREPGRLALKWGARGGFNGQMERSPRRTHHWQHNGELAEGGAEPKDPSPSGPHSEDLKVPPGVVRKSRRGRRRKYNPTRNSNSSRQDITLDPSLTTRAAVPLPPRARPGRPAKNKRRKLAP